In the genome of uncultured Pseudodesulfovibrio sp., one region contains:
- a CDS encoding protein-glutamate O-methyltransferase CheR, whose translation MSSLFSKTISLGKELKITDQEFANLRDFIYAECGIYIADNRKYLLENRLGNRLKKLNLKNFDEYYNLLRFDPARATEMKKLYEVITTNETSFYRNPPQLKVFQEEVLPDVIDSCRKKGRKLRIWSAGCSTGEEPYTISMIIHEMLKAELPSWDIRITANDLSERVLESARRGVYNDYTLRTTPEEVSARYFDMDNGQNKIKPEVKRLVSFGQINLRDRVQIKRVERSQIVFCRNVIIYFDDEMKKRVINAFYDNLLPGGYLIIGHSESLHNITRAFKPIHYPGAIIYQKEE comes from the coding sequence ATGTCGTCTCTTTTCTCGAAGACCATATCCCTTGGCAAGGAACTCAAGATCACGGATCAGGAGTTCGCCAACCTGCGGGATTTCATCTATGCCGAATGCGGCATCTATATTGCGGACAACCGCAAGTATTTATTGGAAAACAGACTCGGAAACAGGCTCAAGAAACTCAACCTGAAGAATTTCGACGAATATTACAATCTCCTTCGGTTCGACCCGGCGCGGGCAACGGAAATGAAGAAGCTCTACGAGGTGATCACCACCAACGAAACGAGTTTCTACCGCAACCCCCCGCAGCTAAAGGTCTTCCAGGAGGAGGTCCTGCCCGATGTTATCGATTCCTGCCGCAAGAAAGGGCGGAAGCTGCGTATCTGGTCGGCCGGGTGTTCCACCGGCGAGGAGCCTTACACCATCTCGATGATCATTCACGAGATGCTCAAGGCCGAGTTGCCGTCCTGGGATATTCGCATCACGGCCAACGACCTGTCGGAGCGCGTGCTGGAATCGGCCCGCAGGGGGGTGTACAACGACTATACCCTGCGGACCACGCCGGAGGAAGTCTCGGCCCGATATTTCGACATGGACAACGGACAGAACAAGATCAAACCGGAGGTCAAACGGCTGGTCAGCTTCGGACAGATCAACCTCCGGGACCGTGTGCAGATCAAACGGGTGGAACGCTCGCAGATCGTGTTTTGCCGGAACGTCATCATCTATTTTGATGACGAGATGAAAAAAAGAGTAATCAACGCCTTTTATGACAACCTGCTGCCGGGCGGGTATCTGATTATCGGCCATTCAGAATCGCTGCACAACATCACGCGCGCATTCAAGCCCATCCATTATCCGGGCGCCATCATCTATCAGAAGGAGGAGTAG
- the ybgF gene encoding tol-pal system protein YbgF, translating into MKCLKLLLLAVICLPLVGCMTSQKNVETESASTEWRIKSLEESFLNFREQQRKMADEDARSREKLEKRMAEVETELAALRGGQPSGTDAPRDETWSSDIQPEEDGWVEGGKVSEKSAPVVENDAEKPWSKVPEPPAVPEPPKTIPEPEVINRSEAPKPAQAPVKPAPKPIAKPASKPVSGAKVLYERGYGQYNDGQFQVARKTFDQFLEKYPNDDLAANALYWKGETYYSERNYAQAILAFKEVTGKFPKHDKAAAALLKIGMSYDRVGDPDNAIFYLRALVEDFPNSSAAGIGRKELARLGG; encoded by the coding sequence ATGAAATGCCTGAAACTTCTTCTGCTTGCCGTTATCTGCCTGCCCCTGGTGGGTTGCATGACCTCGCAGAAGAACGTTGAGACCGAATCCGCGAGCACCGAGTGGCGCATCAAGAGTCTTGAAGAGAGTTTCCTGAACTTCCGCGAACAGCAGCGCAAGATGGCCGACGAGGACGCCCGCTCGCGCGAAAAGCTGGAAAAGCGCATGGCCGAGGTGGAAACCGAATTGGCCGCTCTGCGTGGTGGACAGCCTTCGGGAACCGATGCACCCCGCGACGAGACCTGGTCTTCCGATATTCAGCCCGAGGAAGACGGCTGGGTGGAAGGGGGCAAGGTGTCCGAAAAGAGCGCTCCCGTGGTGGAGAACGACGCCGAGAAGCCGTGGTCCAAGGTGCCTGAGCCGCCCGCAGTGCCTGAACCGCCCAAGACCATCCCCGAGCCGGAAGTGATTAACCGCTCCGAAGCTCCCAAACCGGCCCAGGCCCCGGTCAAACCGGCTCCCAAACCCATCGCCAAGCCCGCGTCCAAGCCCGTATCCGGGGCCAAGGTCTTGTACGAGCGTGGTTACGGTCAGTACAACGATGGACAATTCCAGGTCGCCAGAAAGACCTTTGACCAGTTCCTGGAAAAGTACCCGAACGACGATTTGGCGGCAAATGCCCTGTACTGGAAAGGTGAAACCTACTATTCCGAGCGGAACTACGCACAGGCCATCCTGGCTTTCAAGGAGGTCACCGGCAAGTTCCCCAAGCATGACAAGGCGGCTGCGGCCCTGCTCAAGATTGGCATGTCCTATGACCGGGTGGGCGACCCGGACAACGCGATTTTCTATTTGCGCGCCCTGGTGGAGGATTTTCCCAATTCATCCGCCGCCGGAATCGGGCGCAAGGAATTGGCCAGGCTGGGCGGCTAG
- a CDS encoding response regulator — protein MPKHILIVDDSKTVRNLVAFIMKKEGFKVTTAEDGLDGLEKLYSLSEVDLIVSDVNMPRMDGLTFIKTVREQAAYRDIPIVVLSTEGQDKDIQTGLTVGANLYMIKPAQPEKLVRNVKMLLG, from the coding sequence ATGCCTAAACATATTCTCATAGTGGACGATTCCAAGACTGTCAGGAACTTGGTGGCCTTCATCATGAAAAAGGAAGGCTTCAAGGTGACCACGGCGGAAGACGGCCTGGACGGACTGGAAAAGTTGTACAGCCTGTCAGAGGTGGATCTGATTGTATCCGACGTGAACATGCCCCGCATGGATGGACTGACCTTCATCAAGACGGTCAGGGAACAGGCGGCCTACAGGGATATTCCCATTGTAGTGCTGTCCACCGAGGGCCAGGACAAGGACATCCAGACCGGATTGACCGTGGGCGCGAATCTGTACATGATCAAACCCGCCCAGCCGGAAAAGCTTGTCCGCAACGTCAAGATGCTGTTGGGATAG
- a CDS encoding Hpt domain-containing protein — protein MSQDFLDPEILSDFFIEAKEHLETIEPNLLELEKSPDNLGLLNEIFRPMHSLKGASGFLGLNKINGLAHKAENILDELRQGSMRVTGTIMDLILSATDALRTMVDNLETSGVEGDVDTEPIIAQIEAALLGQLQGEAADEPQAETVESPVVEVVAESAHIESEPAVVAEDAGDAHMIAFDPQPDPDFDSTPYALTTVGEGHMADFLEEAQEIVENLNRCLLALEGDPGGNDELINDTFRYFHNLKGNSGIIGFKELNSLTHEAETLLNKVRKGEIASSQGLIDLLLSAVDLIEALVSKVDTETSRVEPLDTSVMVQVLRKVTEDGNVDAVSGVVPVGRQAAETGPEQAAPAAEPASAAEVESTSGEYDPEDVALFVQTIEQQFEAVVVAFRMLREDSGQKDIVDGLFRTFQTIQNSTGYMGFDEIKEYAGRTVGLVDQARNSDMDFSLMLDILEQEYAILKDMITAAIDTLPGAALSEPAPKAAAQAPKPEPARKPAAKPAPAPAPRAEVKQTPAAPPVAKPAAKPAVKPAAKPAPAAKTTMPTTAVKNSSSQAQAQAKPKASSTIRVDHHKLDHLMNVIGELIINRNRYAMLARALEEGQEDVHVVAQQLTETTYAMARISDDLQDTIMKVRMVPVQTVFSRFPRLVRDLSRKSGKQVELIMEGEETEFDKSVVEEIGDPLVHLVRNAVDHGLEDEETRIAAGKKPKGHVWLRAYHKGNSVAIEVEDDGRGMDPEKLKAVAVRKGVVTQEEANAMDDREALDLIFAPGFSSAEKVTDISGRGVGMDVVKTNIKNLKGSVNTQSEVGKGSKLTLTLPLTLAIIDALMVQVGGDTFAIPLDAVSETTKIEVEKLSDVNNRKAVTLRGEVLGIVELAELLDMPQSMDERTVLPMVVIQDNDRRLGLVVDRLLERQEIVIKPLGQYLNNFNLKGLSGATIMGDGSVVLILDPHEIYSLSTQLGRKEPLVVSGAITSKS, from the coding sequence ATGAGCCAGGACTTTCTTGACCCGGAAATCTTGTCCGACTTTTTCATTGAAGCCAAAGAGCATTTGGAGACGATCGAACCCAATTTGCTCGAGCTGGAGAAGAGCCCCGACAACCTCGGGCTTCTCAACGAAATATTCAGGCCCATGCACTCCCTGAAGGGGGCATCGGGCTTTCTCGGTCTGAACAAGATCAACGGGCTGGCCCACAAGGCTGAAAACATCCTGGACGAACTGCGCCAGGGGTCCATGCGTGTGACCGGAACCATCATGGATCTGATCCTTTCGGCCACCGACGCTCTGCGGACCATGGTGGACAATCTTGAGACCAGCGGAGTGGAGGGCGACGTGGACACGGAGCCCATCATCGCCCAGATCGAGGCTGCCCTGCTCGGCCAGTTGCAGGGCGAAGCGGCGGACGAACCCCAGGCGGAAACGGTCGAGTCCCCCGTTGTAGAGGTCGTTGCCGAATCAGCACACATCGAATCCGAACCCGCCGTGGTGGCGGAAGACGCCGGGGACGCCCACATGATCGCTTTTGACCCGCAACCCGATCCCGACTTCGACTCCACCCCCTATGCCCTGACCACTGTGGGTGAAGGCCATATGGCCGACTTTCTCGAAGAGGCCCAGGAGATAGTCGAAAACCTGAACCGCTGCCTCCTGGCCCTGGAAGGAGATCCGGGCGGTAACGATGAACTGATCAACGACACCTTCCGTTATTTCCATAACCTCAAGGGCAACAGCGGCATCATCGGCTTCAAGGAACTGAACTCCCTGACGCATGAGGCCGAGACCCTGCTGAACAAGGTCCGCAAGGGCGAAATCGCCTCCAGTCAGGGGCTTATAGACCTGCTCCTTTCGGCTGTGGACCTTATCGAGGCCCTGGTCTCCAAGGTGGACACCGAAACCAGCCGGGTTGAGCCGCTGGACACCAGCGTCATGGTCCAGGTGCTCCGCAAGGTCACCGAAGACGGCAACGTGGACGCGGTAAGCGGTGTGGTCCCCGTTGGCAGACAGGCCGCCGAAACCGGACCCGAGCAGGCTGCCCCGGCGGCGGAACCCGCTTCAGCCGCCGAAGTCGAGTCGACTTCGGGCGAGTATGACCCCGAGGACGTGGCCCTGTTCGTCCAGACCATCGAACAGCAGTTCGAGGCCGTGGTCGTGGCCTTCCGGATGCTCCGCGAGGATTCCGGGCAGAAGGACATCGTCGACGGACTGTTCAGGACCTTCCAGACCATCCAGAATTCCACCGGTTACATGGGGTTTGACGAAATCAAGGAATATGCGGGCCGGACCGTGGGGCTGGTGGATCAGGCCCGCAATTCGGACATGGATTTTTCTCTGATGCTCGATATCCTCGAGCAGGAATACGCCATCCTCAAGGACATGATCACCGCGGCTATTGACACGCTGCCCGGCGCCGCCTTATCGGAACCCGCGCCCAAGGCTGCGGCACAGGCTCCCAAGCCTGAACCGGCTCGCAAGCCTGCGGCCAAACCGGCTCCGGCCCCAGCGCCGCGTGCGGAGGTCAAACAGACTCCGGCCGCGCCGCCAGTGGCCAAGCCAGCAGCCAAGCCGGCAGTCAAACCCGCAGCCAAGCCCGCTCCGGCGGCAAAGACGACCATGCCCACCACGGCCGTAAAGAACAGCTCCAGCCAGGCCCAGGCTCAGGCCAAGCCCAAGGCTTCGAGCACCATCCGCGTGGACCATCACAAGCTGGACCACCTGATGAACGTCATCGGGGAGTTGATCATCAACCGCAACCGCTACGCAATGCTCGCCCGCGCTCTTGAAGAGGGGCAGGAGGACGTGCATGTGGTCGCGCAGCAGCTCACCGAGACCACTTACGCCATGGCACGTATTTCCGACGATCTGCAGGACACCATCATGAAGGTCCGCATGGTCCCGGTACAGACCGTCTTTTCCCGTTTCCCGCGCCTGGTTCGGGACCTGAGCCGCAAGTCCGGCAAGCAGGTCGAATTGATCATGGAAGGCGAGGAGACCGAATTCGACAAGTCCGTTGTCGAGGAGATCGGCGATCCGCTGGTTCACCTCGTCCGCAATGCGGTCGACCACGGCCTCGAGGACGAGGAAACCCGTATCGCTGCGGGCAAGAAGCCCAAGGGCCACGTGTGGCTGCGAGCCTACCACAAGGGTAACTCCGTGGCCATCGAGGTCGAGGACGACGGCCGTGGCATGGATCCGGAAAAGCTCAAGGCCGTGGCCGTGCGCAAGGGTGTCGTCACCCAGGAAGAGGCCAACGCCATGGATGACCGCGAGGCTCTGGACCTGATTTTTGCTCCGGGCTTCTCGTCCGCCGAAAAGGTTACGGACATCTCCGGGCGAGGCGTGGGCATGGACGTGGTCAAGACCAACATCAAGAATCTCAAGGGCAGCGTGAATACGCAGTCCGAAGTGGGCAAGGGGTCCAAGCTGACGCTGACCCTGCCTCTGACCCTGGCCATCATTGACGCGCTCATGGTCCAGGTGGGCGGCGACACCTTTGCCATCCCACTGGACGCCGTGTCCGAGACCACCAAGATCGAGGTCGAAAAGCTTTCGGATGTTAACAACCGCAAGGCTGTCACTTTGCGCGGCGAAGTCCTCGGCATAGTCGAACTGGCCGAACTGCTCGACATGCCCCAGTCCATGGACGAGCGTACAGTTCTTCCCATGGTCGTCATTCAGGACAATGACCGACGCCTCGGGCTGGTGGTGGACCGTCTTCTGGAACGCCAGGAGATCGTCATCAAGCCGCTTGGCCAGTACCTCAACAACTTCAATCTCAAGGGACTGTCCGGCGCGACCATCATGGGCGACGGCTCCGTGGTGCTGATCCTCGATCCCCACGAGATCTACAGCCTGTCCACCCAGCTTGGCCGCAAGGAACCGCTGGTCGTGAGCGGCGCTATCACCAGCAAGTCTTAG